From the genome of Nicotiana tabacum cultivar K326 chromosome 17, ASM71507v2, whole genome shotgun sequence:
catataatacataaattatgcatatattatacctccatcgattatttttagtttaagttatTAGACcggcggctatttgggttaattcttctaagAAAATTTTAAGGGGTCGTGCAAGTTCGCCCCGCTAATCGGAGTATGTGCGTCCGTTCTGGTAACCGGATGGAAGACGCAGTTGGACCAACCCGTTCAAGACAAAGCCAGGCCATTAAAATGTCCGAAATTATCTCTAGaagtttttatatatttatttcttgaTAAGTTAAGTTTGTTAAAATATACTCAATTGaataagaaattaaaaataaagaaaaataagaataagATAATGCTAGCTCACAATTTTAGCTAAACTTTATATTTCGCTTTTACTTGGGATTCTATTTTCCCAAGTTGTGTCATAAATAATGCAACATCATCTTTTAAATATTTGAGACATTATGAAGTAATATAATGCAGATGTTTACGcggaaaaaaaaacattttaaggTTAATATGGAGTAGCAGAAGAAATAAATGAATAAAGGGAGCTCAATTGGAGAATGATCATTTAACATTTACTATTAAATTGCTTTACTCATTGAACAACAGACAAAATCTCTTAAGACTTTCTTTGAGCTTCGTGTATGTAAATACCATCCCCTAGAGACATCTTCCTCCATAACCTGCAGTTTTGAACAAAGCTTGCTTGACGTCTTCGGACCTCAAAATTGTTCGATGCTCCGTTGCCTAACAAAATAAACGATGGAATCGAccaattattatatatttattgagCGTTTGAAAAAGTACTTTAGATGACTTGGAAAAAAGTGAGCATTTGAAATTGATCATTGaaaagaaattgtgggatttagtttaatttagtatGGACGTAAATATTCACTTGAAAAAACAGGTTAGTTGAATATACAATATTTGAGTGGGAAACATtatatttaaagaaaattaattaCTTAGTATGAGTAGTAAGATGTAGCAATTGACGAAGAACATGGTCAAAGTAAATGTTACTACCTCGGAACAAGAAGCTCGCATTGAAAAATCACTGAAACAGCTGACAACACATTGTTGCACGTCAAGACCTAATGCTTCTATTGTGCTTACTGTGGATAACACTAGTCCAGGCTTCGCTGCGCAACATATCTCTATCCTCGTctcctcatttctcctttctacATCAAACTGTAATACAGTAGTAGTATTTTTTCCCCCCAACACACAACGGGAAAATAGTTAATATCATTAGAACAGTCATCACATCAATATTAAAAAGTATTCCGCCCTCTAGAAAGAGACGATTTTTCCAAACAATCTATAAAAAGATGTAATTTAATACAGTAAAAGTATTCTTTTGAGAATTAAGTGGACGAATATATATAGTGTGGCTAGTCGAGATAATTAAGATAAAATTTGTACCTTTGGAGGGTTTCTGACAAGTGCTTCATTAGGTTTTAGCTCTTTGTAATTTCCCAGTAATTTTCTATCCTTAGTTTCGTCTTCCATTTCATGATCTTCACGCAACCTGTGAATTTTATCTATGAGCTCCTTCATGTAATCAATTGTATCTCCAAGTATGGATGTTCTGTCCATCTGATAAAAAGTATATGAATTTACTCAATCAGCATATCTACACTACAACGAGAAACTATAATGTATAAAATTTTCTCCAATTATTAGGTGATTACATATAAATTTCTGAATAAAAATGATATAACTAATCTATTATCATACATTTTAAAATTCATTAATCATATTTACGagtgtatataatttaaattcttattttaaatGAAGAGAATCTAAGGGTGATGATTTACCTTGCTTATTTTGGGAACAATGGATCTAAGCATGGAGAGACGGTCATTGAGTCGTTTTCTTCTCCTCCTTTCTGCCATTAGATTTTTAGAGGGCTGCCCCTCAACCTTCTTAACTCTAGTAGTAGTACTCTTCTTTTCTCCCATATTATTAGGAATATGACCAATATTAATTCTTGAAGTGGCTTCTTCCATTTTGACCTTGTTATTAAAACAGCTTGAATCTTGTCGAAGACCAATATGGccatgaaaatcagtagaaataAGGCCAACTCCTTCTCCTTCCTCCACAATGGCTCTATTACTGTACTCTTCTTGAATATAATTAGTTGAATCAACTTCAGCTGGGGCTGTAATAAAAGTATCAAGAAAAGGGTAAGATTCTTGGGGAGTGAAAGAAGGACATGGAAAGCTGGATTCTACAGGAGATATGAGCTCTAAAAGGGAAGAGTTTTGGGCTATAAATTCTGGGTTTTGTTGATAAAAGCTGGACGATTCAATGTTCCATGCATTTGGGAAGAATTCCTTCACTCCACTTGTAAAAGTGTTCCAACTTTCTATCCTCGGAGCCAGCAATTCCTCCAaaaaatcctgttgagtgagctccatctttctctttctctctctctctcaaacgTCAAAAAGTGAATAGAGGGTTATAAGAACGTGATGTCGCATCTAGAGAGGGAACATATATAGACAAATAGTATTATATATTTTAGACTAGTCTTCTTATATTAATACTAATATTATTCCAtccgttttattttattttatatagtgTGTTTGTATGCGATGATTGGGTCAAGATTTTGATTATGGGGGATCCAACAAAATATAAAGATGCCGCATCCAAGATATAAATGTGTCACCagaatttaacaatttatatgtatctatttatatctatctatctatatgtatatctatattattataaaagtacgaatacGATATTGGTTGatcaaaatagccctaaaatacatAAAACATTAGGTTATTTTGGTAAAAACAGGATAGAAATAGAGTTCTAATTATtaagggtgtacataggtcgggttggttcggattttgcaattaccaaaccaaaccaattgtatcggatttttaaatctatagaccaaaccaaaccaataaaagtcgaATTTTTCAATATCGAGTTTTCTCGGGTTTCTCGGATTTTTCGGGGTTTTTTCCTGATAAACttatgctccaaatatttctaaAGTCCTAAATACAATTTTACCAATAACaaccatatttttattttttagcatTGACCTCAACTTTGCTAGTCAATAGGTTGTATGGTTCCACTTTATAAAGGTCTCtactttataaattatttttcactTTACACTAAAATGCTAATAAAAGCTTAAAGCAATTGACATGTCCAACTTCAATTGAACCTTAGATAAATAATTAGAAAGAGCAGGTTAGAGTATCATGGACAAATCAATTGTTTTAAGTATTATAAAAAGTCTAATTTCTCCAACTGTCAAATCAACTGAACCTTaaagaaataatgtaatacaaaaGCTTCTTAATCGATTAAAAACCATGCACCaactttcttttaattaattacctTAAAGTATTAaagatttcaaaaataatcaTGAAGCAAATTATAGTTAACTATCCCTCTAATCAATCCTCAAAGGTGAGCGTGCATATTCCGAAAGAAAAAAACAATTAACGtatttaatattaaataatataaaaaataactaTACTCATTAACAATTGAATATAAATTATTACCTTCTTCAACTTGCTCAATTTTCTGGACTTCCTCTAACATGTCTTCAAACTTATATTCGTTGGAAATACATCAATGTAAGAAATAATGTAGGAAATACATCACTCTTAATTTTACATAGTCCATATTATTTAAacaaatgattcaaaatataagtaaaaatatTTCAATATCTTTTTAAGTAACAGTCAATTACTCATGTTAATCAtctaagagaaataaaataaacaaatgaaTTCGATAATAGGGAGGAATACAACAGATTTGCAAAAAAACTCGCTAAtcgaaaaaagaaaaatcttagTCAATTGGGAAAAAGCAAGGCGTATGTATGCAGTTAaaagaaaacatgtaaaatgaGAAAGGGAAGAGCCTTACCGATGAGAGCAAAAGAGAATTGATAGGGTTTGATCTCCTttgctttattttctctttttgaatGGACCAGATTATGGATTTTAAGGAGAGAGTCTAGAACTATcaggtgaatttttttttaatctggTTTTATATTTCATTCTTCTAAAGCTCGAGTGATTTTGACTTTGGCACGGGCGATGTTGTGGAGGTTAAtgagttttttgaaaaagaaacTGGGTCATTTTTTGGggatatttttaaaaagtttggttAATGGTAAGGGTAAATGTGACCAATAGTATAACGGAGGGAAGATGTGAGTAATATACCAAAGTAGagaggtatatttggcccttttccctaCTATATATTATCGTCATTGGCATAGGTCCTTGTTTGTGATGGCAGTGATGATAATTGTGGTCTAGCTGGCATTATTTTTTTCCATTATGCAGTTAGGCTTTACCCGGCGAAAATTTCAATCTGTCATGTACTTCTTAAatttacttttatcttatttttttttatttagcaTAGATTTAAATCTAATTGATAACTAGCTTTAGATTggttaaattgtgaaaataatagATTTGAATCAAATTTCAATATGAATTGCTTTCAGAGATGTCATCGATTACTACTAAAAATCTAACATTTTGAATGTAATAGTGATGATAAAAAATATCTATTATGAATTAGCTACAAATATGATGTCTTTAATACCTTCATAAAATATAAGTTGCATGAAATTTGCTTAGTTCACTATTAATCTAAGTATAATTATATTGTACACTTTTAATTTTATTCTCTTACTTTACATATTTCTCTTCTTCGTTGGAGTGCTACGTGTGAAACTCGTACATAGAAACttgtattattataaaagcacgaatgttaGGAAGCTAAATGTTGAGAGACGAAAATATCCCCGACAAATTGATCGATTTTTTTGCCCTTTAAAGTTAATATTTCCGTTTTATAGCAATTTAATGATgggtataaatataattttggattagGACTAAGTAGCCTTTTTCTGTTGGAACTCAATctattctaaaatataaaattttcctTCAAAGTAACAATCCCATAATATGATAAAAGACTCCTTTATACCCATCCTAATGAGAATTTGATTTCTACTACTAAATACCAATTGCCTTTGAACTCTAAGAAATCAACCCGttcaaactaaaataaaataagacaaaaagtttCTCCAAGCTATATTTATTACTCAATTTATAATTTAACCATAATAAGCACAAAACCTAATACGCTTGGCATAATcgctatttatttatttatttttaaaatttaaaatgacaatattttactttaataaaattaaattataaaaactgAGATCAAACACCGCAGGAATATAACTACGTTTAATTCAATCTTTGACATTATTGTCCATTTATTGCGATTAGTGTTTCTTTCGATCTTCTTATTATATATAAGTGAACAAATGCATGataatatataaaattaatattGGAGTGAAAGAAAGTCAAGAGAATCAAACAGTTATAATACATTGCAAATGAttcaaaatcaaattttgatgtatgaaata
Proteins encoded in this window:
- the LOC107832367 gene encoding transcription factor bHLH93-like, with the translated sequence MELTQQDFLEELLAPRIESWNTFTSGVKEFFPNAWNIESSSFYQQNPEFIAQNSSLLELISPVESSFPCPSFTPQESYPFLDTFITAPAEVDSTNYIQEEYSNRAIVEEGEGVGLISTDFHGHIGLRQDSSCFNNKVKMEEATSRINIGHIPNNMGEKKSTTTRVKKVEGQPSKNLMAERRRRKRLNDRLSMLRSIVPKISKMDRTSILGDTIDYMKELIDKIHRLREDHEMEDETKDRKLLGNYKELKPNEALVRNPPKFDVERRNEETRIEICCAAKPGLVLSTVSTIEALGLDVQQCVVSCFSDFSMRASCSEATEHRTILRSEDVKQALFKTAGYGGRCL